From a region of the candidate division KSB1 bacterium genome:
- a CDS encoding aldolase/citrate lyase family protein: MKNINRLWVVLTFFLICLNYCDAHAQQEDAKKYQPKRVNKCIELLEQGQPIYYIEAYGGYEEGKKLAQTWADFIYFNMEHQPLDFGLLREFMCGLVDGGPTPSGHRTPTVIAIVPVLGLDAATFKGGSWMIQQALAQGVHGVHLCRAQDPEAVRLFVQAARYPFQKAGVEQVGEGVRGWGSQKFAAWVWGIDEKEYLKKADVWPLNPDGELMLGLKIEDKFALQNAEQSLAVPGICFAEHGPRDMGLSYGYLDGRADPPVPPEVAAAGERVLSACKKNGVFFLDNVLPENVIEQIKKGVMIGAGRRQDSAEVGRRYTKRIMPW; this comes from the coding sequence GTGAAAAACATAAATCGTCTTTGGGTCGTTTTAACATTTTTTTTGATCTGTTTGAATTACTGTGATGCCCATGCTCAGCAAGAGGATGCTAAAAAATATCAGCCGAAGCGGGTCAACAAATGTATTGAGCTTCTGGAACAAGGGCAGCCAATTTATTATATCGAAGCATATGGAGGCTATGAGGAGGGCAAAAAATTAGCTCAGACCTGGGCCGATTTCATCTATTTCAATATGGAACATCAGCCGTTGGATTTTGGGCTATTGCGAGAGTTTATGTGCGGTTTGGTTGATGGTGGCCCGACTCCCAGCGGCCACCGGACGCCGACGGTGATCGCCATTGTACCGGTGCTGGGCCTTGATGCGGCGACGTTCAAGGGGGGATCATGGATGATTCAGCAAGCTCTGGCACAAGGGGTTCATGGGGTCCATCTTTGTCGGGCACAAGATCCTGAGGCTGTCCGGCTTTTTGTTCAGGCTGCTCGTTATCCCTTTCAGAAAGCTGGCGTCGAACAGGTTGGTGAAGGTGTTCGTGGCTGGGGCAGCCAGAAATTTGCCGCCTGGGTCTGGGGCATCGATGAGAAGGAATATCTGAAAAAAGCCGATGTCTGGCCCCTCAACCCTGACGGGGAACTCATGCTCGGTTTAAAGATCGAGGATAAATTCGCCTTACAAAATGCCGAGCAAAGTCTTGCTGTGCCAGGGATCTGTTTTGCTGAACATGGGCCGCGGGATATGGGGCTTTCCTATGGCTATCTCGATGGTCGTGCAGATCCGCCTGTCCCACCTGAAGTAGCTGCGGCAGGAGAGAGAGTGCTTTCCGCTTGCAAAAAGAACGGCGTGTTCTTTCTCGATAACGTTTTACCTGAAAATGTGATCGAGCAGATTAAAAAAGGGGTGATGATCGGGGCTGGTCGGCGTCAGGACTCGGCTGAAGTTGGAAGGAGATATACCAAGCGGATCATGCCATGGTGA